A window of the Hordeum vulgare subsp. vulgare chromosome 5H, MorexV3_pseudomolecules_assembly, whole genome shotgun sequence genome harbors these coding sequences:
- the LOC123452680 gene encoding uncharacterized protein LOC123452680, whose product MRLSHCESYCAAPLCYIPCLPKSKDAPPPAAADADAVSAAPCPVSIEDKPPPVQKFELVAAPADKDDEDHKEDCEKTTAAAPAPAPPPKSNLKKANCGDDVVIAPKGNVKWLDLLGKDLTEVKEFEPSESGDSMDDEGISTCVCVIQ is encoded by the exons ATGAGGCTCTCGCACTGTGAGAGCTACTGCGCCGCCCCCCTCTGCTACATCCCCTGCCTCCCCAAATCCAAAGATGCACCACCACCAgccgccgccgacgccgacgccgtcTCCGCCGCGCCCTGCCCGGTCTCCATCGAGGACAAGCCGCCTCCCGTCCAGAAGTTTGAGCTTGTGGCGGCGCCGGCCGACAAGGACGACGAGGACCACAAGGAGGACTGCGAGAAGACGACGGCCGCGGCGCCGGCGCCTGCGCCACCACCCAAGAGCAACCTCAAGAAGGCCAACTGCGGCGACGACGTGGTAATTGCCCCCAAAGGCAATGTGAAGTGGCTTGATTTGCTGGGGAAGGATCTCACCGAGGTCAAGGAGTTCGAGCCAAG CGAATCCGGAGACTCGATGGACGATGAGGGCATCTCGACGTGCGTGTGCGTCATCCAATGA